The following coding sequences are from one Humulus lupulus chromosome X, drHumLupu1.1, whole genome shotgun sequence window:
- the LOC133803195 gene encoding protein VERNALIZATION 3-like, whose product MARDLLVVDRVIKDVLDPFTKFVSLKVLYSGNRAINYGIDLRPSQVANQPRVEIDRDDLRTFYTLVIMVDPNLSDLNLREYSNWLVTNIPATTGAGFGQVMCYESPQPTVGIHRYVFVLFWQLGRQTVYTPGWRHNFNTRDFAKIYNLGLPIVAVYFNCQKEINYGGRRS is encoded by the exons ATGGCTAGGGACCTTCTTGTGGTTGACAGAGTGATAAAAGATGTGTTGGACCCTTTTACGAAGTTTGTGTCTCTTAAAGTTTTGTACAGTGGCAATAGGGCTATTAACTACGGTATTGACCTTAGACCTTCCCAAGTTGCTAACCAACCTAGGGTTGAAATCGATAGGGATGATCTCAGGACCTTCTACACTTTGGTCa TTATGGTTGATCCTAACCTTAGTGACCTCAATCTCAGAGAATATTCGAATTG GTTGGTGACTAATATTCCTGCAACTACCGGAGCAGGCTTTG GACAAGTGATGTGCTATGAGAGTCCACAACCAACAGTGGGAATACATCGTTATGTGTTTGTGTTGTTCTGGCAGCTTGGACGGCAAACAGTGTACACGCCTGGGTGGCGACACAACTTCAACACAAGAGACTTTGCTAAGATCTACAATCTGGGATTGCCTATTGTTGCCGTTTATTTCAACTGTCAGAAGGAAATCAACTACGGTGGAAGGAggtcataa